The Geoglobus acetivorans genome window below encodes:
- a CDS encoding fibrillarin-like rRNA/tRNA 2'-O-methyltransferase produces the protein MSSFQGSEIAHNVFMAEIEGRKRIFTKSAYPPHYGERKVGEYREWIPQRSKLGALFMKGYVIDLGENTRLLYLGAASGTTVSHLSDILDSGIIYAVEYSAKPFQKFLKLAMERKNIIPILGDASRPERYSGIVEKVDFIYQDIAQRNQVEIFRKNFEFFAAENAEGLIFVKARSIDSTKEPKEIYGEVIRKLEGDFEIIKHASLEPYHRDHIFIHVRWRG, from the coding sequence ATGAGCAGCTTTCAAGGAAGTGAGATTGCACATAATGTGTTCATGGCAGAAATTGAAGGAAGAAAGAGGATTTTCACGAAGTCAGCATATCCTCCGCACTACGGGGAAAGGAAAGTGGGCGAATACCGGGAGTGGATACCCCAGCGGAGCAAGCTTGGCGCACTTTTCATGAAAGGGTATGTGATTGATCTTGGGGAAAATACCAGGCTCCTGTACCTCGGAGCTGCAAGCGGAACGACTGTTAGCCACCTTTCGGATATACTCGATTCCGGAATTATCTATGCAGTGGAGTATTCTGCAAAGCCGTTTCAGAAGTTTCTGAAGCTTGCGATGGAGAGGAAAAACATAATCCCAATTCTCGGAGATGCTTCCCGGCCAGAGAGGTACAGCGGAATTGTCGAGAAGGTTGATTTCATCTACCAGGACATAGCTCAAAGGAATCAAGTTGAAATTTTCAGAAAGAATTTCGAGTTTTTTGCTGCGGAAAATGCTGAGGGTTTGATTTTTGTGAAGGCAAGGAGCATTGACTCGACAAAAGAGCCAAAAGAAATTTACGGGGAAGTTATCCGCAAACTTGAGGGTGATTTTGAGATAATAAAGCATGCGAGCCTTGAGCCGTACCACAGGGATCACATATTCATTCACGTGAGGTGGAGGGGTTGA
- a CDS encoding beta-ribofuranosylaminobenzene 5'-phosphate synthase yields MRIKAPSRIHITLVDLNGAVGRVDGGVGLTLESPGFVIRARKNDEIRVEGEAEFAERGKAVLEKFQKKFGYGLEVVIERAYPSHIGLGSGTQLALSVGKAYCLINGIGLSVREIAELAGRGGTSGIGVAAFEYGGFIVDGGHTMKEKKSFLPSSFSRAKPAPVIARHDFPDWDVYLIIPDEKGFAGMRERHLFEKNTPVSLHDVRELAHIILMKLLPAVAEHDLDEFANAIHAIQYLGFKRAEVSQYGTLIFDLIEVLRDYGAAGMSSTGPTVYFVGDRGGIDAAKSYFKEREIGVEIVKTKARNRGAEVEI; encoded by the coding sequence ATGAGGATTAAAGCCCCGTCAAGGATTCACATAACGCTTGTAGACCTCAACGGAGCTGTTGGAAGGGTCGATGGTGGCGTCGGTCTGACCTTGGAAAGTCCCGGATTTGTTATCAGAGCCCGAAAAAACGATGAGATTCGGGTAGAGGGTGAAGCAGAATTTGCTGAAAGGGGCAAGGCCGTTCTTGAGAAATTTCAGAAAAAATTCGGCTACGGGCTTGAGGTGGTAATTGAGAGAGCCTATCCATCTCACATCGGTCTGGGGAGTGGAACCCAGCTTGCCCTTTCGGTTGGGAAGGCATACTGCCTGATTAACGGAATCGGGCTTAGCGTAAGGGAGATTGCTGAGCTTGCTGGCAGAGGCGGGACATCCGGTATAGGTGTTGCAGCATTTGAGTATGGAGGCTTCATTGTCGATGGCGGACACACGATGAAGGAGAAGAAGAGTTTTCTTCCGTCATCGTTCAGCAGGGCAAAGCCGGCTCCCGTTATTGCGAGGCACGATTTTCCCGATTGGGACGTGTATCTGATTATCCCTGACGAAAAGGGCTTTGCAGGTATGCGGGAAAGACATCTGTTTGAAAAGAACACACCCGTCTCCCTGCATGACGTGAGGGAGCTTGCCCATATAATTCTCATGAAGCTTCTTCCGGCTGTGGCTGAACATGACCTCGATGAATTCGCCAACGCAATTCATGCAATTCAGTACCTGGGATTCAAAAGAGCAGAGGTCAGCCAGTATGGCACGCTTATTTTTGACCTCATAGAGGTTTTGAGGGACTATGGAGCGGCAGGAATGTCGTCAACTGGACCGACGGTTTATTTCGTGGGAGACAGAGGTGGCATTGACGCTGCAAAAAGTTATTTCAAGGAAAGGGAAATAGGAGTTGAAATTGTAAAAACAAAAGCGAGAAACAGGGGGGCTGAAGTTGAAATATAA
- a CDS encoding NOP5/NOP56 family protein, with the protein MKYNLWFGIYKDGKVRKSENLKKSFITAHNPEPLPFSPADAGREVFGDDYYGILRKTAIEVCRELVEKELRREDRYVIALVRTLDELNSSINLLMEKLRDLKEIRESEVVEVFEQRIGELEKFKAEIEKEIEEVMRKIAPNVSEIVGEKIGARLLEKAGSLERLAEFPASTIQVIGAEKSLFKALSRIRRGKKAKVPKHGVIFQHPFIRNLPKKKRGKMARFIANKIAIAARIDYFKGELDEKLSEEVRKKYEQLSRK; encoded by the coding sequence TTGAAATATAATCTATGGTTTGGGATTTACAAGGACGGAAAGGTCAGAAAGTCTGAAAATCTGAAAAAATCATTTATCACGGCACACAATCCTGAGCCTCTGCCGTTTTCTCCTGCCGATGCTGGCAGGGAAGTTTTCGGAGATGATTATTACGGGATTCTGAGAAAAACTGCCATTGAGGTGTGCAGAGAGCTTGTTGAGAAAGAGCTGAGACGGGAGGATAGATACGTCATCGCTCTCGTAAGAACTCTGGACGAGCTGAACAGCTCGATAAATCTCCTCATGGAGAAGCTCAGGGATCTGAAAGAGATAAGGGAAAGTGAGGTTGTGGAGGTTTTCGAGCAGAGAATCGGGGAGCTTGAAAAATTTAAAGCAGAGATAGAAAAGGAAATCGAGGAGGTTATGAGGAAGATTGCGCCAAACGTGAGCGAAATTGTTGGAGAGAAAATTGGGGCAAGACTTCTTGAGAAGGCAGGAAGCCTTGAAAGGCTGGCAGAATTTCCAGCAAGCACGATACAGGTTATAGGGGCTGAAAAATCTCTTTTCAAAGCTCTTTCAAGGATAAGGAGGGGGAAGAAAGCCAAAGTGCCAAAGCACGGCGTGATATTCCAGCATCCATTCATAAGGAACCTTCCGAAAAAGAAAAGAGGGAAGATGGCAAGGTTCATTGCAAATAAAATTGCCATAGCCGCGAGGATAGACTACTTTAAGGGTGAGCTTGATGAAAAACTTTCTGAGGAGGTAAGGAAGAAGTATGAGCAGCTTTCAAGGAAGTGA
- a CDS encoding winged helix-turn-helix transcriptional regulator: MRLDEYDLKILELLRENSRLSYSDIGKALGMTRQTVKSRIEKLEQEGIIRKYTIEIEISAGKGNEFLAILSDVPDEKDFAEIFRIGKRKYLVRALVEKADELAKLCEKYEFEQIFPVIERRRGNELSKIPLSFRCDYCGKEAFERPLMYKRHNRVYVFCCPTCLDMFRESNYDS; encoded by the coding sequence GTGCGGCTTGACGAATATGACCTGAAAATACTTGAACTGCTCAGGGAGAACTCAAGGCTATCCTACAGCGATATTGGAAAGGCTCTGGGTATGACAAGACAGACCGTAAAATCGAGGATTGAGAAACTTGAGCAGGAGGGGATAATCAGAAAGTACACGATCGAAATAGAGATAAGTGCTGGCAAGGGCAATGAATTTCTTGCAATTTTAAGCGATGTGCCTGATGAGAAGGACTTTGCAGAGATTTTCAGGATAGGCAAGAGGAAATACCTTGTGAGGGCGCTGGTGGAGAAGGCAGATGAACTTGCAAAGCTCTGTGAGAAATACGAGTTCGAGCAGATTTTTCCAGTGATTGAGAGGCGCAGAGGTAATGAGCTGTCGAAAATACCTCTGAGCTTCAGGTGCGATTACTGTGGAAAGGAGGCTTTCGAGAGACCTCTCATGTACAAGAGACATAACCGGGTTTACGTGTTCTGCTGTCCAACATGTCTTGATATGTTCAGGGAATCAAATTACGATAGTTAA
- a CDS encoding CBS domain-containing protein, with protein MFYEIEEIKRRRKKLGITQKKLAELVGVSQPLIARIESGDLDPKLSLVKKIFEVLGELEGRGITARKIMTTDIVFASPDELIVDTIDVMREKGISQLPVVKDGANLGCITESSILRVIMMKGLDGCEDMRVRDVMEEPLPEISPNESLDSISKMLLNNPALLVVEEGRIVGIVTKHDVMKAMREK; from the coding sequence ATGTTTTATGAAATTGAGGAGATCAAGCGAAGACGAAAAAAGCTTGGCATCACTCAGAAAAAACTCGCCGAACTTGTGGGCGTCAGTCAGCCGCTCATAGCCAGGATTGAAAGCGGCGATCTCGATCCAAAACTGTCTCTCGTGAAAAAAATTTTTGAGGTTCTCGGGGAGCTTGAGGGCAGAGGAATAACAGCGAGAAAGATTATGACGACCGACATAGTTTTCGCAAGTCCCGATGAACTGATTGTCGACACAATTGACGTTATGCGGGAGAAGGGAATCTCCCAGCTACCTGTAGTGAAGGATGGGGCGAATCTCGGATGCATCACCGAAAGCTCGATTCTCAGAGTTATCATGATGAAGGGGCTTGATGGCTGTGAAGATATGCGTGTCAGGGATGTGATGGAAGAACCCCTGCCGGAAATATCACCAAATGAATCCTTAGACAGCATCTCAAAAATGCTTTTAAATAACCCCGCTCTCCTTGTGGTTGAAGAGGGCAGGATAGTGGGGATAGTTACCAAACACGATGTCATGAAGGCCATGAGGGAGAAATGA
- a CDS encoding RNA ligase partner protein, whose amino-acid sequence MRSKEGFENICVSANTILDLIAKARLKLEISCYVPYPSVYSELVSFMKRYGCEKEVFVKLDTWLIKKTPNRFEVKIPAEIFHEYITTVRQKINKAMRVAEEHIWESSAVGLKYERKDEVRDEVGDIISRFRDKFREVTRHGVLDSSPDLDVLLLAKELDAAVVSSDEGIKKWAEKMGLRFVEAKMFPRMLREYLRLVEGEFDENRKTEGDKGFFTSGDGEEETY is encoded by the coding sequence ATGAGGTCGAAAGAAGGTTTTGAAAATATATGCGTATCCGCAAATACGATTCTCGATTTAATAGCAAAGGCGAGGCTGAAACTTGAAATTAGCTGCTACGTCCCGTACCCATCCGTTTATTCTGAGCTTGTGAGCTTCATGAAGAGATACGGCTGTGAAAAAGAGGTGTTCGTGAAGCTTGACACCTGGCTCATCAAAAAGACTCCCAACAGGTTCGAGGTCAAGATACCTGCCGAAATCTTTCATGAGTACATCACCACCGTACGGCAGAAAATAAACAAGGCCATGAGGGTGGCCGAGGAGCATATCTGGGAGAGTTCTGCAGTTGGATTGAAGTATGAGCGGAAAGACGAGGTGAGGGATGAGGTTGGCGACATCATCTCCCGATTCAGGGACAAGTTCAGGGAGGTTACGAGACACGGGGTTCTGGATTCCTCTCCTGATCTTGATGTACTCCTTCTTGCGAAGGAACTTGATGCCGCTGTCGTTTCGAGCGACGAGGGCATAAAGAAGTGGGCTGAAAAAATGGGCCTCAGGTTTGTTGAGGCGAAAATGTTTCCGAGAATGCTGAGGGAATATCTGAGGCTTGTGGAGGGTGAATTTGATGAAAATCGAAAAACCGAGGGGGACAAGGGATTTTTTACCTCAGGAGATGGAGAAGAGGAGACATATTGA
- a CDS encoding heavy-metal-associated domain-containing protein: MKLELSGLTCHGCVMTVRNVLTKEGAKVLSIDLKSAEIEVDGDVEKYLKAIEKFGYSAKVVATE; this comes from the coding sequence GTGAAACTTGAGCTTTCTGGACTGACCTGCCACGGATGTGTTATGACAGTCAGGAACGTTCTCACAAAGGAGGGCGCCAAAGTACTGTCCATAGACCTGAAGTCTGCTGAGATAGAAGTCGATGGTGATGTCGAGAAATACCTGAAGGCCATTGAAAAATTCGGGTATTCGGCAAAGGTCGTCGCAACAGAGTGA